DNA from Candidatus Scalindua japonica:
CTGGTGAGCTTGCGTACTACCACTCTGCTTTGATCCTTAGAAACCTTTTCGGCTAAGCTCTAGCTAAAGCAATATTCTTGTTGTCTGTTTTGGTATTTCTCATCCTGCGCCTAAACGTCTGAGGTGAGGTGCGCCGTTTGGCGTGTAAAATAATGGAAAAAAATAAAATAAGCAAAGAATCTGAAATCTTAAAAATCGCAAGAGATAAAGGCGTCACCTCCAGTGACTGGTTAGCAATTATTGTACTGAAATAAACCTTGATATTTGCACACTACCGTCGCCATAGTATAGATTATCATAAGTAAATCCAGCGAAAATATTTTTTAACTTGCTTATGTATTTATGCAGATCGACACTAAATTTGTTTGAAAATATGTAGTTTTCTCCCATGATTATTGTTCTTCGGTTGTATTCATTTACTTGATCGCGCTTAGCCAAATACGAGCCGGGTTCAAGATGATGCCCTGCAACGACTAAAGTATCAGAGCTAAGAGGAAATGTTAGTTCAACCCCCTTGATTGCCAAACCAACCCCATAGGGTTTTAAATCATCATAGTTTGGATGAAATAACGCTACAGGGTTATCGGAGGTAACAAATGAATCTGGCTCACTAGCATAGTAGATTTGATAGCTAAGTTGCGATAGTAGACTAATACTCTCAGGTGAAAAACCAACCTCTATCATTTTTTCTATAATTTTCCAGTTCGATATTTTGATGTTTAAAGTTTCGTCAATTCTCTTGGACTCAAACAACTGCTGAAGAACCTCAGGAGGAGAGCCAAACTTTCCAGATCGATACATAATCTTGAAAGTGTCCAAAATCATTTTTCTGTGGCTGTTTTCAATATACGTTGCAAATACAGGAATTCGATATCTCATTAAAGAAATTAATTCTGATAGTTCTCTTATTTGAGAACACGGAATGTCCTTTGAATCAACAATCGATTGAACTAATTTTGCTTGCTTTGATTCAATTGTTGAAAATAGCGATTCGATTGTTTTATGATCATGCTCCTGATCGTGATCCAAAGAATGATAATCGCGAATACAACCCGTATTTGTTATTGCCGGGCTGTAGTGTTTCTGGGATCCTTTTTTTTCAATCTGCCAGATATGAGGCTTCTTACCTTTTTGAGGTAATATTTTAAAACCCTCCAAATAAAACTGTGGCAGATAATGATGTTTTCCGTTTATTGCGATATATTGGGCAAATCATGGAAAACAAGCCAGGGTTCCACCACAAACTATCTTTGCCGTTTTATTTTCTGCACTTCAACTTACTCCAAATATCTATCCAATCAGATTTGTTTTTTTCTTGCTGGCTTAAAATCTGTTCAGTAATGGCCTGATGAACCGGCCCTTTGGCATCACTTCAATAATCCCGATTGCGGCCCTTACAATGTTTGTCAGTTTACGAGAAAGCCTCATTGTTATCAGTCCTTTTTCAAATGACAGTTTATCCATTGAGATCATATCCCAGTATCTTAGATTCATCAGATTTTTTAAAAATATTTCTCTTAATTCAGGTATCTTATTAAGGTCGATAGTATGTGTGCCATCAGGATTAACCGTGAGCGAATCCTGACTGAAAATACTATCTTTTAAACCATCTCCTTTATTGTAAAAAATGCTGATGACTGACAAACTAAACCAGAAGAGAATCTTTGAATAGTAATTATTTGCTTTTTCTATTTTCTTTTCACCAAATTTAAACGTAACACTTCTTTTGTTCTTGTTGAAGATAAAATGCTCAACCGTAAATGGCATCTTTATTACACCATCAAAAAGGTTTTTTTTAACTCTATTAAAAAAGAAGCCTTTCCATCTTCACAGAAAACACTGATCGACCGTAAGCCCCTGTCTTCAATAGAGACTTCACGAAGGTAATCATTGACAAAATCTTCCCTGACTTTAAGGACGCCATTGTCGACATCGAGTGATATATTTTTGCCAAGTCTGGCAAGTGTTTTCAAAAGTTCAATATAAGCAGGCAATTTTTCCCTGATCTCTTCAGAAACACCCTTCGCTCCCCTGCCTAATTTGCCCGCTATATCTTTAATAGACAACCTGCTGTCTTTCATTTTTATCAGCATACTCAAAAGACTCGGCATTTCATCTCATTCGATCCGCCCGGCCCAGCCGTTCGGACGGGAAGAATTCCAGTACTATTATCAGGTGATAGCCTTATTCGCAATGTCCCTGCGATAGTGAGCGCCGCCAAATGATATCTTACTTACCGCTTCATATACCTTTCTCTGCGCATCCTCTATACCGTCACCACAGGCAACAACGTTTAATACGCGTCCTCCATTTGTTATGATGTCCCCGCCTTCTGATTTCGTACCGGCATGAAAAACAGATATATCTTTCTGGTCCTTTAATAAATCCAATCCGATTATTTGTTTGCCACTTTCGTAACTACCGGGATAGCCGCCGGAAGCCATTACGACACAAACCGATGCCTGTGAATACCAATCCAAATCTACCTTGTCCAGCTCTCCTGTAATTGTAGCCAGCATAATCGGGATGATATCGCTTTTCATTCGGGAAAGTATTACCTGTGCCTCCGGGTCTCCAAAACGAACATTAAATTCCAGCACCATTGGGCCGGATGCTGTTATCATCAGACCAATATAAATGACACCTTTATAAGGTCTTCCTTCTCTATTCATTGCATGGACTGTCGGTACAAGTATATCTCTCTCTATCCGGAGATACAACTCATCCGTCATTATTGGAACAGGCGAGTACGCTCCCATACCCCCTGTATTTGGACCTTTATCTCCGTCAAAAACAGTCTTATGGTCCTGGGAACTCTCCATGGCAACGATATTTCTCCCATCAGTAAATGCAAGCAGAGAAACCTCTTCTCCCCTCAGACACTCTTCTATTACTACCTGATTTCCCGCGTTACCAAACACTTTATCCTTCATAATAGAGTCTATTGCCTGTAGCGCTTCATCATTCGTTTTGCATACAAACACTCCTTTGCCCTTACTTAACCCATCTGCCTTTACTACTATTGGCGCCTCTTTAGATGAGAGGTAACGCCTGGCCTGTTGATAGTCATCAAAACACTGAAAGTCTGCGGTTGGTATGTTATGTTTTTTCAAAAGACACTTTGAGAACACCTTACTATCCTCTAAGATTGCGGCTTTTTTATCAGGGCCAAAAACCTTCAATTCGTATTTACTGAAAAAATCCACAATTCCCTCTACTAAAGGAGCTTCAGGTCCCACAACCGTAAGGTCTATCTTCTCTTTAACAGCAAATTCACAAAGAAGGGCCGTCTGTTCTGCAGATATATTGATACATTCGGCAAGCTCTGAAATACCCGGATTCCCAGGCGCACAATATATCTTACTTACAAGTGGTGACTGTGCAATTTTCCAGACAATACTATGTTCTCTTCCGCCACTTCCAATTACCAACACCTTCATTATAAATTCAGCTCCTATTGGCCCATAAGGGCAGGTTGTAAAATTTTTCTTAGTACCTGACAAACGCTATTCTATTAATGTTAAATAATTTGAGCAAGTAAATTGTTAGAAGTATTAAATATCAGTAAATTTTTTATTGGAGAAATTCTATTGTCAATGTTATATTCAATGCGGGCTTGTCTATGTTCAGGTAAGAAACCAATCATAATAGTTTTTACGATCTAATAAATAATATTTAAATGAGTATTAAAAAGATTTTTCTTACAATTGGTATAGCTTTTTCTATATTCTTAATAACCCTTCCACTGATAAGTTACAAGTACCTTAAAACCGCAGTAAAGTCTGCTGCTTTTAATCATTTACTCACCGTCAGAGGGTTGTTAAAACATGAGATAGAAAATTATTTTCAGGAGAGATTTGGAGACATAAATGTCCTCTCCAGGAATCCGGTAATCGGACAAGCATTTTCCAGACTATCAAAGGCGTTTCACGCTTCAGGACTGGAAGGTGAACAATATGTGAAGATTTCTGAGCTTTATCATCCTTTGATGGAGTATTATTTAACCGACTATGGCTATGTAAACTTATATTTTGTTGATACCGATGGGGATGTGATGTATTCCATAATTAGAGAGGAATTTACGGGGACAAATTTATTAACCGGAAGATATAAACAATTCAGTATAGGTCAGATATACGCGAATGGTTTAGACGGAGTAGCGTTTGAGGACTATACATGGCATGAAGCCCTGGAAGAATTTACTTCATACTTTGCTGCCCCTGTATACGACGGACAAATGCTGTTGGGCGTTTTAATAATCGAAATCCCGTTTTCTCATTTGGATGCTATTATGACCAGGAGAGAAGGTTTGGGGGAAACCGGAGAAATGTACCTTGTAGGTGACGATAGCTATATGAGGTCAAATTCCAGGTTCTCTGAAGAACCTACCGTGCTTCAGAAAGAGGTGGATACTATAGCAACAAGAGAAGCATTAGACGGGATAGAAGGAAAAAGGATAATAGAAGATTATCGAAGAATCCGGGTATTGAGTGTGTATACACCGTTGGATCTTAAATTTGTCAATTGGGCATTACTGGTTGAGATAGATGAAGAAGAGGCGTTTGCAGCGGTTAATACTGTTGAAAAAAGAGTGACAATACTTGGCTCACTGATCGCAAGTATAACCTTCCTGTATATTTATCTGGTAACCAGAAGGAAGAAAATAGATATGATTGCTGAATCTTTAGAAGAAGAAGCCAACGCTTGAACACATACTGCTCAATCCATTATAGAATACGTAAAGCGAAATAGAATATGTTCCACTGTTTCAAGAGGATTCCAGGCTGGACTCCTCTTGAAACAGTGGTGTGTTGAACAAACCGAAATTAACAGTACGAATTATTCATCGAACGAGCAAACATTTTCTCTCTCTACTCAGCATAGCCTTATTTAATCGCTATATAACAGGCAATAAACCTAATCAGAACTTTTGTGAGTTTTATTTATTACTCTTTTATCTTCTTTGTTCGATTCTGTGTATATGCATCCTGAATCGCTATATAAGGGTCTATTTGATTCTCTACCAGACCCTCATAAGTATCTCCTTTATCTATGGAAATATCATTAACAGCAATATAGCCCTTGGCCCCTATAGTTGCATAAGGGCTGACGAAAGAGAGGAGCGTTACCGGATCAAGAACAGTATCTACTATAAGCCCAAAGGCATCACGGATGTTAGATGGGCCAATAAAAGGTAATTCAAGAAATGATCCTGGTCCCAGATCAT
Protein-coding regions in this window:
- a CDS encoding DUF4238 domain-containing protein; this encodes MAINGKHHYLPQFYLEGFKILPQKGKKPHIWQIEKKGSQKHYSPAITNTGCIRDYHSLDHDQEHDHKTIESLFSTIESKQAKLVQSIVDSKDIPCSQIRELSELISLMRYRIPVFATYIENSHRKMILDTFKIMYRSGKFGSPPEVLQQLFESKRIDETLNIKISNWKIIEKMIEVGFSPESISLLSQLSYQIYYASEPDSFVTSDNPVALFHPNYDDLKPYGVGLAIKGVELTFPLSSDTLVVAGHHLEPGSYLAKRDQVNEYNRRTIIMGENYIFSNKFSVDLHKYISKLKNIFAGFTYDNLYYGDGSVQISRFISVQ
- a CDS encoding cache domain-containing protein, with amino-acid sequence MSIKKIFLTIGIAFSIFLITLPLISYKYLKTAVKSAAFNHLLTVRGLLKHEIENYFQERFGDINVLSRNPVIGQAFSRLSKAFHASGLEGEQYVKISELYHPLMEYYLTDYGYVNLYFVDTDGDVMYSIIREEFTGTNLLTGRYKQFSIGQIYANGLDGVAFEDYTWHEALEEFTSYFAAPVYDGQMLLGVLIIEIPFSHLDAIMTRREGLGETGEMYLVGDDSYMRSNSRFSEEPTVLQKEVDTIATREALDGIEGKRIIEDYRRIRVLSVYTPLDLKFVNWALLVEIDEEEAFAAVNTVEKRVTILGSLIASITFLYIYLVTRRKKIDMIAESLEEEANA
- the purD gene encoding phosphoribosylamine--glycine ligase — translated: MKVLVIGSGGREHSIVWKIAQSPLVSKIYCAPGNPGISELAECINISAEQTALLCEFAVKEKIDLTVVGPEAPLVEGIVDFFSKYELKVFGPDKKAAILEDSKVFSKCLLKKHNIPTADFQCFDDYQQARRYLSSKEAPIVVKADGLSKGKGVFVCKTNDEALQAIDSIMKDKVFGNAGNQVVIEECLRGEEVSLLAFTDGRNIVAMESSQDHKTVFDGDKGPNTGGMGAYSPVPIMTDELYLRIERDILVPTVHAMNREGRPYKGVIYIGLMITASGPMVLEFNVRFGDPEAQVILSRMKSDIIPIMLATITGELDKVDLDWYSQASVCVVMASGGYPGSYESGKQIIGLDLLKDQKDISVFHAGTKSEGGDIITNGGRVLNVVACGDGIEDAQRKVYEAVSKISFGGAHYRRDIANKAIT